The following proteins are co-located in the Streptomyces bottropensis ATCC 25435 genome:
- a CDS encoding carbohydrate ABC transporter permease, with protein sequence MTTTPTESPEAATPPPGSGPAAKTAQNGKAAKVPQGHRRLLTRRDRLTLGLMAGLPTFLHVALVWVTAFASILLAFTTWDGIGFDSIKWVGLHNFQELFTNNPQFWPAVEHNIIWFVVLILIPTPLGLFLAVQLDKNIRFSRVYQTAFFLPVVMSLAVIGFVWQLIYNPDTGLINSLIGANEPGHYIDWIGDPDLNLWAILIAASWRHTGYMMILYLAGLKGVDPSLREASALDGANEWQTFKNVIFPTLRPTNTVVLVVTIIEALRAFDLVFVFNKGAEGTELLSILVTNNIIGESSRIGYGSAIAVVLLVISLAVIIPYLIATFRKERQA encoded by the coding sequence ATGACGACCACCCCCACCGAGAGCCCGGAGGCGGCCACGCCGCCTCCGGGCTCCGGCCCTGCCGCAAAAACCGCACAGAACGGGAAGGCCGCCAAGGTGCCCCAGGGGCATCGGCGGCTGCTGACCCGTCGGGACCGCCTGACGCTGGGCCTGATGGCCGGTCTGCCGACGTTCCTGCACGTCGCCCTGGTCTGGGTGACGGCCTTCGCGTCGATCCTGCTGGCCTTCACCACCTGGGACGGCATCGGCTTCGACTCCATCAAGTGGGTCGGGCTGCACAACTTCCAGGAACTGTTCACCAACAACCCGCAGTTCTGGCCCGCCGTCGAGCACAACATCATCTGGTTCGTCGTCCTCATCCTGATCCCGACGCCGCTGGGCCTGTTCCTGGCCGTCCAGCTGGACAAGAACATCCGCTTCAGCCGCGTCTACCAGACGGCGTTCTTCCTGCCCGTCGTGATGTCGCTGGCCGTCATCGGCTTCGTCTGGCAGCTGATCTACAACCCCGACACGGGCCTGATCAACAGCCTCATCGGCGCCAACGAGCCGGGCCACTACATCGACTGGATCGGCGACCCGGACCTCAACCTCTGGGCCATCCTCATCGCCGCGTCCTGGCGCCACACCGGCTACATGATGATCCTGTACCTGGCCGGCCTCAAGGGCGTCGACCCGTCCCTGCGCGAGGCCTCCGCGCTGGACGGCGCGAACGAGTGGCAGACGTTCAAGAACGTCATCTTCCCCACCCTGCGCCCCACCAACACCGTCGTCCTGGTCGTCACCATCATCGAGGCCCTGCGCGCCTTCGACCTGGTCTTCGTCTTCAACAAGGGCGCCGAGGGCACGGAACTGCTCTCCATCCTCGTCACCAACAACATCATCGGAGAGTCCAGCCGTATCGGATACGGATCGGCGATCGCCGTCGTCCTCCTGGTGATCTCCCTCGCCGTGATCATCCCGTATCTGATCGCGACCTTCCGGAAGGAGCGGCAAGCGTGA
- a CDS encoding ABC transporter substrate-binding protein: MHLTPSGLSVPGPSRRTVLRGVGGAVALGAGVPLLSACGGSGSSAGDSKTVSLGSNASDAVPKKAFAEIYAAFKKQSGITVDVNTKDHNTFQEQINSYLQGTPDDVFHWFAGYRMQFFAAKGLASPIDDVWDKIGGNFPDAMKKLSKGADGKYYFVPLYTYPWALFYRKSVFQEKGYEVPTTWDQLIALCKQMQKDKLVPIAFGDKDAWPAMGTFDQLNFRTNGYDFHVELMAGKASWTDAKVRKVFDHWSELLPYHQEGAVGRTWQDAAQTLVSKKAGMYLLGTFVGQQFTNKADLEDLDFFAFPEIDPAYGQDTVEAPTDGYMMSKAPKNKSGAAKLMEFLGTPEAEQIYLKADPNVVAASTKADTSSYSPLQKKAYEMISGAKSLTQFMDRDSRPDFTSTVMQPALQKFIRDPKGVDSLLSSIERQKKTIFAS, encoded by the coding sequence ATGCACCTCACACCTTCCGGTCTCTCCGTCCCCGGCCCGAGCCGCCGCACTGTGCTGCGCGGCGTCGGCGGGGCGGTGGCGCTCGGCGCTGGAGTCCCCCTGCTCAGCGCCTGTGGCGGCAGTGGCAGTTCGGCCGGTGACTCGAAGACCGTCTCGCTCGGCTCCAACGCGTCGGACGCGGTGCCGAAGAAGGCGTTCGCCGAGATCTACGCGGCGTTCAAGAAGCAGTCCGGGATCACGGTCGACGTGAACACCAAGGACCACAACACGTTCCAGGAGCAGATCAACTCCTACCTCCAGGGCACCCCGGACGACGTGTTCCACTGGTTCGCGGGCTACCGCATGCAGTTCTTCGCGGCCAAGGGCCTCGCCAGCCCGATCGACGACGTGTGGGACAAGATCGGCGGCAACTTCCCCGACGCGATGAAGAAGCTCAGCAAGGGGGCGGACGGCAAGTACTACTTCGTGCCGCTGTACACCTACCCCTGGGCGCTCTTCTACCGCAAGAGCGTCTTCCAGGAGAAGGGCTACGAGGTTCCCACCACGTGGGACCAGCTGATCGCCCTGTGCAAGCAGATGCAGAAGGACAAGCTCGTCCCGATCGCCTTCGGCGACAAGGACGCGTGGCCGGCGATGGGCACGTTCGACCAGCTCAACTTCCGCACCAACGGCTACGACTTCCACGTCGAGCTGATGGCGGGCAAGGCGTCCTGGACCGACGCCAAGGTCCGCAAGGTCTTCGACCACTGGAGCGAGCTGCTGCCGTACCACCAGGAGGGCGCCGTCGGCCGTACCTGGCAGGACGCCGCGCAGACCCTGGTGTCGAAGAAGGCGGGCATGTACCTGCTGGGCACCTTCGTGGGCCAGCAGTTCACCAACAAGGCCGACCTGGAGGACCTGGACTTCTTCGCCTTCCCGGAGATAGACCCGGCGTACGGCCAGGACACCGTCGAGGCGCCCACCGACGGCTACATGATGAGCAAGGCCCCGAAGAACAAGTCCGGCGCGGCCAAGCTCATGGAGTTCCTCGGCACCCCCGAGGCCGAGCAGATCTACCTCAAGGCCGACCCGAACGTGGTCGCCGCCTCCACCAAGGCGGACACCTCCTCGTACTCGCCGCTGCAGAAGAAGGCGTACGAGATGATCTCGGGCGCCAAGAGCCTCACCCAGTTCATGGACCGCGACAGCCGCCCGGACTTCACCTCCACGGTGATGCAGCCGGCGCTGCAGAAGTTCATCCGCGACCCCAAGGGCGTCGACAGCCTGCTCTCGTCCATCGAGCGCCAGAAGAAGACGATCTTCGCGTCCTGA
- a CDS encoding sensor histidine kinase, protein MRWALVKVCLAVTAMVVVAFAVPLGLVVKEMARDRAFSHAEREAAAIAPALSITTDREQLERVVASAGSDDGMAVHLPADGTETAALDLGRQRASDRDIATVRKLGRASTTRVPGGSTLLQPTAIGSGAIAVVEVYVPASEVSRGLATAWAVLAGVGALLIVGSVAVADRLGVRMVRPARRLVESARELGEGQLGARVPEKGPKELRLAAAAFNAMADQVVQLLANERELAADLSHRLRTPLTVLRLNAASLGDGPAAAQTRAAVEQLEREVDTIIRTAREAKPRTAVAGPGAGCDAAEVVRERMAFWSALAEDEGRTWRVAGAERPVRTPVARADLAAALDALLGNVFRHTDQGTAFAVDVHDGGDAVIVLVSDAGPGIADPEAAMARGRGSGSDGSTGLGLDIVRGLAESTGGDVRLGSSVLGGTEVRIRIQLDGGGAAGGGGAPARRGRRGVPMRRRKHFGTASARVGDGGG, encoded by the coding sequence ATGAGGTGGGCCCTGGTCAAGGTGTGCCTGGCGGTGACGGCGATGGTCGTGGTGGCCTTCGCGGTGCCGCTCGGGCTGGTCGTCAAGGAGATGGCACGGGACCGGGCCTTCTCCCACGCCGAGCGGGAGGCGGCCGCGATCGCCCCGGCGCTCTCCATCACCACCGACCGGGAGCAGCTGGAGCGGGTCGTCGCCTCGGCCGGCTCGGACGACGGGATGGCGGTGCACCTGCCGGCGGACGGCACGGAGACCGCCGCGCTCGACCTGGGCCGGCAGCGGGCGTCCGACCGGGACATCGCGACGGTCCGGAAGCTGGGCCGGGCCTCCACCACGCGCGTACCCGGCGGGTCCACGCTGCTCCAGCCGACCGCGATCGGCTCCGGCGCGATAGCGGTGGTGGAGGTGTACGTGCCCGCGTCGGAGGTGAGCCGGGGGCTCGCCACGGCGTGGGCGGTGCTCGCCGGGGTGGGTGCCCTGCTGATCGTCGGCTCGGTGGCGGTGGCCGACCGGCTCGGGGTGCGTATGGTCCGGCCCGCGCGGCGGCTGGTGGAGAGCGCGCGCGAACTGGGGGAGGGGCAGTTGGGCGCGCGGGTTCCGGAGAAGGGACCGAAGGAGCTGCGCCTGGCGGCGGCGGCCTTCAACGCGATGGCCGACCAGGTGGTGCAACTGCTCGCGAACGAACGAGAGTTGGCGGCGGATCTGTCGCACCGGCTGCGCACACCGCTGACCGTGCTGCGGCTCAACGCGGCCTCGCTCGGCGACGGGCCGGCCGCCGCGCAGACGCGGGCGGCGGTCGAGCAGCTGGAGCGGGAGGTCGACACGATCATCCGTACGGCGCGGGAGGCCAAGCCCCGGACGGCGGTGGCGGGGCCCGGCGCCGGGTGCGACGCGGCCGAGGTGGTCCGGGAGCGGATGGCGTTCTGGTCGGCGCTCGCGGAGGACGAGGGCCGCACGTGGCGGGTGGCCGGGGCCGAGCGGCCCGTCCGCACACCCGTCGCGCGGGCCGACCTGGCCGCCGCGCTGGACGCCCTCCTCGGCAACGTCTTCAGGCACACGGACCAGGGCACGGCCTTCGCGGTGGACGTGCACGACGGCGGGGACGCGGTGATCGTCCTGGTCTCCGACGCGGGGCCGGGCATCGCCGATCCCGAGGCCGCGATGGCCCGTGGGCGGGGCTCCGGCAGCGACGGCTCGACCGGGCTCGGCCTGGACATCGTGCGCGGGCTCGCCGAGTCGACCGGGGGTGACGTCCGCCTCGGGTCGTCGGTGCTGGGCGGCACCGAGGTGCGGATCCGGATCCAGCTCGACGGGGGCGGGGCGGCGGGCGGCGGCGGGGCGCCGGCGCGCAGGGGACGCCGGGGAGTGCCGATGCGCCGACGCAAACACTTCGGAACGGCCTCCGCGCGGGTGGGGGACGGCGGTGGCTGA
- a CDS encoding response regulator transcription factor, with protein sequence MASVLVVEDDPFVRSALIRHLTDAAHTVRSVGTALEALREVAHVRFDVVVLDLGLPDLDGSEALKMLRGITDVPVIIATARDDEAEIVRLLNAGADDYLTKPFSVEHLSARMAAVLRRSRAFAGAGPPSTVIRVGGLAIDPLRRQAELDGVRLDLTRREFDLLAFLAGRPGVVVARRELLAEVWQQSYGDDQTIDVHLSWLRRKLGETAAKPRYLHTLRGVGVKLEPPGAGAGP encoded by the coding sequence ATGGCAAGTGTGCTCGTGGTCGAGGACGACCCGTTCGTACGCTCGGCGCTGATCAGGCATCTGACGGACGCCGCGCACACCGTGCGCAGCGTCGGTACGGCCCTGGAGGCGCTGCGCGAGGTCGCGCACGTCCGTTTCGACGTGGTCGTCCTCGACCTCGGGCTGCCGGACCTCGACGGCTCCGAGGCGCTGAAGATGCTGCGCGGCATCACGGACGTCCCGGTGATCATCGCGACGGCGAGGGACGACGAGGCGGAGATCGTCCGCCTGTTGAACGCGGGCGCGGACGACTACCTGACCAAGCCGTTCTCGGTCGAGCACCTGTCCGCCCGGATGGCCGCCGTACTGCGCCGCTCCCGCGCCTTCGCCGGTGCGGGGCCCCCTTCCACGGTCATCCGGGTCGGCGGCCTCGCGATCGACCCGCTGCGCCGTCAGGCCGAGCTGGACGGCGTACGACTCGATCTCACCCGGCGCGAGTTCGACCTGCTCGCGTTCCTGGCCGGGCGGCCCGGTGTGGTCGTCGCGCGCAGGGAGCTGCTGGCCGAGGTGTGGCAGCAGTCGTACGGGGACGACCAGACCATCGACGTGCATCTGTCGTGGCTGCGGCGGAAGTTGGGGGAGACGGCGGCCAAGCCGCGCTATCTGCACACGCTGCGCGGGGTCGGTGTGAAGCTGGAGCCGCCGGGGGCGGGAGCGGGGCCATGA
- a CDS encoding spermidine synthase, whose amino-acid sequence MGRSKKGQGQGRRGRGADAVVEEVDGGLAELLPDPDRPRAWTLLVDGAPQSHVDLDDPAYLSFEYQRRIGHVIDLVAPAGRPVHAVHLGGGAFTLARYVAATRPRSTQQVVERDAALVRLVRRELPLDPNARVRVRSTDAREGLAKVPDGWADLVIADVFSAARTPAHLTSTEFLTEVRRVVKPDGYYAANLADGPPLAHLRGQIATAAVVFPELALFADPTVLRGRRFGNAVLVASGLPLPVAELTRRAASDPHPGRVEHGRTLTDFTGGAQPVTDAGAVASPAPPSSAFR is encoded by the coding sequence ATGGGCAGGTCGAAGAAGGGGCAGGGGCAGGGACGGCGTGGGCGGGGGGCCGACGCGGTCGTCGAGGAGGTCGACGGGGGGCTCGCCGAGCTGCTGCCGGACCCGGACCGGCCCCGGGCGTGGACGTTGCTCGTCGACGGGGCGCCGCAGTCGCACGTCGATCTCGACGATCCCGCGTATCTGTCGTTCGAGTACCAGCGCCGGATCGGGCACGTCATCGATCTCGTCGCCCCGGCCGGGCGGCCCGTGCACGCCGTGCACCTCGGCGGAGGCGCCTTCACCCTCGCCCGGTACGTCGCCGCCACGCGCCCCCGCTCCACCCAGCAGGTCGTCGAGCGGGACGCGGCCCTCGTCCGACTGGTCCGGCGCGAACTGCCCCTGGACCCCAACGCGCGCGTACGGGTGCGGTCCACGGACGCGCGCGAGGGGCTCGCGAAGGTGCCCGACGGATGGGCGGACCTGGTCATAGCGGATGTGTTCAGCGCGGCGCGCACTCCGGCGCATCTGACGTCGACGGAGTTCCTCACGGAGGTGCGGCGGGTGGTGAAGCCCGACGGGTACTACGCCGCCAACCTCGCCGACGGCCCGCCGCTGGCCCATCTGCGCGGCCAGATCGCCACCGCCGCCGTCGTCTTCCCGGAACTGGCGCTGTTCGCCGACCCCACCGTGCTGCGGGGCAGACGGTTCGGCAACGCGGTGCTCGTCGCCTCCGGCCTGCCCCTGCCCGTCGCCGAACTGACCCGCCGCGCCGCCTCCGACCCGCACCCCGGCCGGGTCGAACACGGCAGGACGCTCACCGACTTCACCGGCGGCGCCCAGCCGGTGACGGACGCGGGCGCGGTGGCCTCACCCGCGCCGCCGTCGTCGGCGTTCCGCTGA
- a CDS encoding histidine phosphatase family protein has protein sequence MAPRILLARHGQTEWSLLGKHTGRTDIPLLEEGRRGAKLLGERLHRAPLDGLPGVDVRTSPLSRARETCDLAGFGDRATEWDTLMEVDYGAYEGLTPAEIQTFRPGWLMWRDGVPEGETLEQLSARADEVVAWARSAERDVLVFAHGHVLRSIAARWLGLDLTFAARIRLSPTSLSVLGWAYGDPAIESWNDIGHLAGH, from the coding sequence ATGGCACCGCGCATCCTGCTGGCCCGACACGGACAGACGGAATGGTCCCTGCTCGGGAAGCACACCGGCAGGACGGACATCCCGCTCCTCGAAGAGGGCCGGCGCGGTGCCAAGCTCCTCGGGGAGCGCCTGCACCGGGCACCCCTGGACGGGCTGCCCGGTGTCGACGTCAGGACGAGTCCCCTCTCCCGCGCGCGTGAGACCTGCGATCTGGCGGGCTTCGGCGACCGCGCCACCGAGTGGGACACGCTGATGGAGGTGGACTACGGGGCGTACGAGGGGCTGACCCCCGCCGAGATCCAGACCTTCCGGCCCGGCTGGCTCATGTGGCGCGACGGTGTTCCCGAGGGGGAGACCCTCGAACAGCTCTCCGCGCGCGCGGACGAGGTGGTCGCGTGGGCGCGTTCCGCCGAACGCGACGTCCTCGTCTTCGCCCACGGGCACGTCCTGCGCTCCATAGCCGCGCGCTGGCTGGGCCTCGACCTCACCTTCGCCGCCCGGATCCGCCTCAGCCCCACGTCCCTGTCGGTCCTCGGCTGGGCCTACGGCGACCCGGCGATCGAGTCCTGGAACGACATCGGGCACCTGGCGGGCCACTGA
- a CDS encoding phosphatase PAP2 family protein, with product MPQTEATEAPVTRRTGAPVTEEAPTARPRWWTELPLILLVYGAYSAGRLLARGDTAHAVDHGLSILRIEKALWLNAEHPLNRLFTREPWIGIPADFWYASLHYLVTPALLVWLFRSRTVRYRAARTWLLTSTFIGLIGFTLLPTCPPRLLDPSHGFVDTMAQYSAWGWWGGEASAPRGLGGMTNQYAAMPSLHVGWALWCGVILWRFGSGSRLVRTAAVAYPLITTIVVMGTANHYFLDAVAGAAVMGAGLLLTPLVLRTADRCRAALGLAAVAEDRFGGFGGRPAQEPVAPATAASRGSVSPIVSGECQTSPGERIPRQRIIEPEPGAVPAEAGEGAAAAAR from the coding sequence ATGCCGCAGACCGAGGCGACCGAGGCACCGGTTACCAGAAGGACCGGCGCACCGGTTACCGAGGAGGCGCCGACCGCGCGGCCCCGCTGGTGGACCGAGCTGCCGCTGATCCTGCTGGTGTACGGGGCGTACTCGGCCGGCCGGCTCCTCGCGCGCGGTGACACCGCCCACGCCGTCGACCACGGTCTGTCGATCCTGCGGATCGAGAAGGCCCTGTGGCTCAACGCCGAGCACCCGCTGAACCGCCTGTTCACCCGGGAGCCCTGGATCGGGATACCCGCCGACTTCTGGTACGCGTCGCTGCACTACCTGGTCACGCCCGCACTGCTGGTCTGGCTGTTCCGGTCCCGCACCGTGCGCTACCGCGCGGCCCGCACCTGGCTGCTGACCTCCACCTTCATCGGTCTCATCGGCTTCACCCTGCTCCCCACCTGCCCGCCCCGGCTGCTGGACCCCTCCCACGGCTTCGTCGACACGATGGCCCAGTACAGCGCGTGGGGCTGGTGGGGCGGCGAGGCCAGCGCGCCCCGGGGTCTGGGCGGCATGACCAACCAGTACGCGGCGATGCCGAGCCTGCACGTCGGCTGGGCCCTGTGGTGCGGGGTGATCCTGTGGCGCTTCGGGAGCGGCTCGCGCCTGGTGCGGACGGCAGCCGTCGCGTACCCGCTGATCACCACGATCGTGGTGATGGGCACCGCGAACCACTACTTCCTCGACGCGGTGGCGGGCGCCGCCGTGATGGGGGCGGGTCTGCTGCTGACACCGCTGGTGCTGCGGACCGCGGACCGGTGCCGGGCGGCGCTCGGACTCGCGGCGGTGGCCGAGGACCGGTTCGGCGGCTTCGGCGGACGGCCCGCGCAGGAGCCCGTCGCTCCCGCCACCGCCGCCTCACGGGGCTCGGTCTCCCCCATTGTCAGTGGGGAGTGCCAGACTTCCCCGGGTGAGCGAATTCCACGGCAGCGGATCATCGAGCCCGAGCCGGGTGCCGTCCCCGCGGAAGCAGGGGAAGGCGCTGCGGCAGCGGCTCGCTGA
- a CDS encoding AAA family ATPase: MTPTEAVLDPGAAAGRATDAILRDTLHGDARGVVVDSPPGAGKSTLVVRAALELASAGRPLMVIAQTNAQVDDLVIRLAEKEPDLPVGRLHSSDSDPYDKALDELANVRKSTKATDLAGLDVVISTAAKWAHVKGVEPWRHAIVDEAYQMRSDALLAVAGLFERALFVGDPGQLDPFAIVGSEQWAGLSYDPSASAVTTLLAHNPELPQHRLPVSWRLPASAAPLVSDAFYPFTPFRSGTGHGDRRLGFAVPSDGSGPDRVIDEAAESGWGLLELPARHTPRTDPEAVRAVALVVRRLLDRGGAATSERSEEPVPLTADRIAVGTAHRDQAAAVRAALAELGVRDVVVDTANRLQGREYDVTVVLHPLSGRPDATAFHLETGRLCVLASRHRHACVVVCRAGVTDLLDDHPSTEPVQLGVTVKFPDGWEANHAVLAELAEHRVGWRP; the protein is encoded by the coding sequence GTGACCCCCACCGAGGCCGTGCTCGACCCCGGGGCCGCGGCGGGCCGTGCCACCGACGCCATCCTGCGCGACACGCTGCACGGCGACGCGCGCGGTGTCGTCGTCGACTCGCCGCCCGGCGCCGGGAAGTCGACGCTCGTCGTCCGCGCGGCGCTCGAACTCGCCTCCGCCGGGCGCCCGCTGATGGTGATCGCGCAGACGAACGCGCAGGTCGACGACCTGGTGATCCGGCTCGCCGAGAAGGAGCCGGACCTCCCGGTCGGCCGGCTGCACAGCAGCGACAGCGACCCGTACGACAAGGCGCTGGACGAACTCGCGAACGTACGGAAGTCGACGAAGGCGACCGATCTGGCCGGGCTGGACGTGGTGATCTCCACGGCCGCGAAGTGGGCGCACGTCAAGGGTGTCGAGCCGTGGCGGCACGCCATCGTCGACGAGGCGTACCAGATGCGGTCGGACGCGCTGCTGGCCGTGGCCGGACTGTTCGAGCGGGCGCTGTTCGTGGGCGACCCCGGGCAGCTGGACCCGTTCGCGATCGTGGGCAGCGAGCAGTGGGCGGGGCTGTCGTACGACCCGTCGGCCTCGGCGGTGACGACGCTGCTGGCCCACAACCCCGAGCTGCCCCAGCACCGGCTGCCGGTGTCGTGGCGGCTTCCGGCGTCGGCGGCGCCCCTGGTGTCCGACGCGTTCTATCCGTTCACGCCCTTCCGCAGCGGTACGGGCCACGGGGACCGGCGGCTCGGGTTCGCGGTGCCGTCGGACGGCTCCGGTCCGGACCGGGTGATCGACGAGGCGGCCGAGTCGGGGTGGGGGCTGCTGGAGCTGCCGGCCCGGCACACGCCACGGACCGACCCGGAGGCGGTGCGTGCGGTCGCCCTGGTCGTACGGCGGCTCCTCGACCGGGGTGGGGCGGCCACCTCCGAGCGGTCCGAGGAGCCCGTGCCCCTGACCGCCGACCGGATCGCCGTCGGCACGGCCCACCGCGACCAGGCCGCCGCGGTGCGCGCCGCGCTGGCCGAGCTGGGCGTCCGCGACGTGGTCGTGGACACGGCGAACCGGCTGCAGGGGCGGGAGTACGACGTCACGGTCGTCCTGCACCCGCTGTCCGGGCGGCCCGACGCGACGGCGTTCCACCTGGAGACCGGGCGGCTGTGCGTCCTCGCCTCCCGGCACCGGCACGCGTGCGTCGTGGTGTGCCGGGCGGGCGTCACCGACCTGCTCGACGACCATCCCTCGACCGAGCCGGTGCAGCTGGGGGTGACCGTGAAGTTCCCGGACGGGTGGGAGGCGAACCACGCGGTGCTGGCGGAGCTGGCGGAGCACCGGGTGGGCTGGCGGCCGTAG
- a CDS encoding bifunctional DNA primase/polymerase: MSAGVGTGRYPQDGDDVAGVTADGAAWLASAGTYPRSTLALWEERPSAPVVLPCGSVFDVVSVPAIFGRRMLDRLWDEGPGSGPVAVYRGRMLLFASPGTAQRLPTLLEWEEWGSPGRTGAVPPLLCHGTGDAVTVPAVLRTASEDGGTDTGEGCGGTPDGPGISRLGTRWLVAPDTRRPWLPGPEVVLWAAVRAARASASATVRVSIFPPADQGAKVYDVSRRR; encoded by the coding sequence ATGAGCGCTGGAGTGGGGACGGGCAGGTACCCGCAGGACGGGGACGACGTCGCGGGGGTCACGGCGGACGGGGCGGCTTGGCTGGCCTCGGCAGGAACGTATCCGCGCAGCACCCTGGCACTGTGGGAGGAGCGGCCGTCCGCGCCGGTGGTGCTGCCGTGCGGGAGTGTCTTCGATGTCGTCAGCGTGCCGGCGATCTTCGGGCGGCGCATGCTCGACCGGCTGTGGGACGAGGGCCCCGGCTCCGGACCGGTCGCCGTCTACCGCGGGCGCATGCTGCTGTTCGCCTCCCCCGGCACCGCCCAACGGCTCCCCACCCTGCTGGAGTGGGAGGAGTGGGGCTCCCCCGGCCGCACCGGCGCCGTCCCGCCTCTCCTCTGTCACGGCACCGGCGACGCGGTCACCGTCCCGGCCGTGCTGCGCACCGCCTCCGAGGACGGCGGAACCGACACCGGCGAGGGGTGCGGCGGCACACCGGACGGACCCGGAATCAGCCGCCTCGGAACCCGCTGGCTCGTCGCCCCGGACACCCGCCGACCTTGGCTTCCGGGGCCCGAGGTGGTGCTCTGGGCGGCCGTCCGGGCGGCCCGCGCGAGCGCCTCCGCGACCGTGCGCGTATCGATTTTTCCTCCCGCCGATCAGGGTGCTAAGGTCTACGACGTCAGCAGGCGCCGCTAG
- a CDS encoding M6 family metalloprotease domain-containing protein: protein MRCPQDPHPEVSVQRPLLWQELLGDRAPALRSTAAMLTSLTALAATSLIAAPSAVPLSEPCTLRRTQAHHSEGLDTWNSAYPRPTRDLDAVLVFLSFPDAAPLTTPAELTADHFPATSEFFERASYGKFALHPHPRREWLEMPRPSTAYAIRRDWNATHRAAYLRDALATADPHVDFSRYDIVYFVADPHAPGVDSDATKVVNLETPLDIDGTGLRRVVTVFERHPPDRLVLAHETGHVFDLPDLYHRPADGKGDWDTHVGDWDLMGSQFALAPDLFAWHKWKLGWLEPRQVMCVRGAGSTRLTLEAVGAGPRGAYEGETEGDGQVVGRAGGGAGGGVVTGVGARAFGAGRGTKLAVVRTGPDSVLAIEARGAVGNDGSVCTQGVLVYRIRGGTESGGGPIEVLDAHPRTEACGEASVYPPLADAPVAVGESFTVPGEDVRVAVEGRTATGAWTVRITTGA, encoded by the coding sequence ATGCGGTGTCCACAAGATCCGCATCCGGAGGTCTCCGTGCAGCGTCCGCTCCTCTGGCAGGAACTCCTGGGCGACCGGGCGCCCGCTCTGCGCAGTACAGCGGCCATGCTCACCTCCCTCACCGCACTCGCCGCGACCTCGCTGATCGCGGCCCCCTCCGCCGTGCCGCTGTCGGAGCCGTGCACGCTGCGACGCACCCAGGCGCACCACTCGGAGGGCCTCGACACCTGGAACTCCGCGTATCCGCGCCCCACCCGTGACCTCGACGCCGTACTCGTATTCTTGTCATTCCCGGACGCGGCCCCTCTCACCACACCGGCCGAGCTGACAGCGGATCACTTTCCGGCCACCAGTGAGTTCTTCGAACGTGCGTCGTACGGCAAGTTCGCGCTCCACCCCCATCCGCGCCGTGAGTGGCTGGAGATGCCCAGGCCGTCGACGGCGTACGCCATACGACGTGACTGGAACGCCACGCACCGGGCCGCCTACCTCAGGGACGCGCTCGCCACGGCCGACCCGCACGTCGACTTCTCCCGCTACGACATCGTGTACTTCGTCGCCGACCCGCACGCGCCCGGCGTCGACTCGGACGCGACGAAGGTGGTCAATCTCGAAACCCCGCTGGACATCGACGGGACGGGCCTTCGCCGGGTCGTCACCGTGTTCGAGCGGCATCCGCCGGACCGTCTCGTCCTCGCCCATGAGACCGGCCACGTCTTCGACCTCCCCGACCTCTACCACCGTCCCGCGGACGGCAAGGGCGACTGGGACACCCATGTCGGCGACTGGGACCTCATGGGCAGCCAGTTCGCCCTCGCCCCGGACCTGTTCGCCTGGCACAAGTGGAAGCTGGGCTGGCTGGAACCGCGCCAGGTGATGTGCGTACGGGGAGCGGGGAGCACCCGGTTGACGCTGGAGGCGGTCGGTGCGGGGCCGAGGGGGGCGTACGAGGGGGAGACCGAAGGGGACGGCCAGGTCGTCGGGCGGGCGGGCGGCGGGGCCGGTGGCGGGGTGGTGACCGGTGTCGGGGCGCGGGCCTTCGGCGCCGGGCGGGGGACGAAGCTGGCGGTCGTCCGAACCGGTCCGGACAGCGTGCTCGCGATCGAGGCGCGGGGGGCGGTCGGCAACGACGGGTCCGTCTGCACGCAGGGCGTCCTCGTCTACCGCATCCGCGGCGGGACCGAGTCGGGCGGCGGCCCCATCGAGGTGCTCGACGCGCATCCGCGCACCGAGGCGTGCGGGGAGGCGTCCGTATATCCGCCGCTGGCCGACGCGCCGGTGGCGGTGGGCGAGAGCTTCACGGTGCCGGGGGAGGACGTGCGGGTGGCGGTGGAGGGGCGCACGGCGACGGGGGCGTGGACGGTGCGGATCACGACGGGGGCGTAG